One Gemmatimonadota bacterium genomic region harbors:
- a CDS encoding dicarboxylate/amino acid:cation symporter: MSSPTSSNSSAEGIRAVAALLIGFTIGAALNAVSPPTASGLLSITDPVGTLWVNSIRMTVIPLVTSLLITGVTQSRAGAEVGRLGGRVLLVMSAMLVAIMSLTAVLAPPIYRAFTVDAAAAQRLRDSVAGGAASAPEIPSFVSWVTSLVPVNPVKAAVDGAMLPLIVFTIAFAMAIRLLGERERETVAAFFRGVSEAMMVMVRWVLALAPLGIGALAVSLGVRLGVGAAGAVGFYFATLLGLLVVAILVMYVIAFLFTGVPIGVFARAILPAQAIAAGTRSTLAAIPVMIEAATQKLGVSPAGAGFVIPFCVSTFRLNLTVSWIVGGLFLAKLYGIDFPLSSVLTIGVAAAALSFSVPGIPSGSLFIITPILVQVGLPAEGVGVLIALDALPDVLKTTLNATAQMTAMTIATRPERLPAPGAAAG, encoded by the coding sequence GTGAGCTCTCCCACGTCGTCCAATTCCAGTGCCGAGGGGATCCGCGCGGTCGCGGCCCTGCTGATTGGCTTCACCATTGGTGCGGCGCTGAACGCCGTGAGCCCGCCGACGGCGTCCGGCCTGCTGAGCATCACCGACCCCGTGGGGACCCTCTGGGTCAACTCGATCCGGATGACCGTGATCCCGCTGGTCACCTCGTTGCTGATCACGGGGGTGACGCAGAGTCGGGCTGGTGCGGAGGTCGGGCGTCTTGGGGGGCGTGTCCTGTTGGTCATGAGCGCGATGTTGGTGGCCATCATGAGCCTGACCGCGGTGCTGGCGCCGCCGATCTACCGGGCGTTCACGGTGGATGCCGCCGCCGCCCAGCGGCTCCGGGACTCGGTGGCCGGAGGCGCGGCGAGCGCGCCTGAGATCCCCTCATTTGTCTCCTGGGTGACGAGCTTGGTTCCGGTGAACCCGGTGAAGGCGGCGGTGGACGGGGCGATGCTGCCGCTCATCGTGTTCACGATCGCCTTTGCCATGGCGATCCGGTTGCTCGGGGAGCGTGAGCGCGAGACGGTGGCCGCCTTCTTTCGTGGCGTCTCCGAAGCGATGATGGTGATGGTGCGCTGGGTACTCGCGCTCGCACCGTTAGGCATCGGCGCACTCGCCGTCTCCCTTGGGGTGCGCCTCGGGGTGGGAGCGGCCGGGGCGGTGGGCTTCTACTTCGCCACCCTGCTCGGGCTGCTCGTGGTCGCGATCCTCGTGATGTACGTGATCGCGTTTCTGTTCACCGGGGTGCCGATCGGGGTGTTCGCGCGCGCCATCCTGCCGGCGCAAGCGATCGCCGCGGGGACGCGCAGTACGTTGGCCGCCATTCCCGTCATGATCGAGGCCGCGACGCAAAAACTCGGGGTGTCGCCCGCCGGAGCGGGGTTCGTCATCCCGTTCTGCGTCTCCACCTTCCGGCTCAACCTGACCGTCTCGTGGATCGTCGGCGGGCTGTTCCTCGCCAAACTGTACGGCATCGACTTCCCGCTGTCCTCGGTGCTCACCATCGGCGTGGCCGCCGCCGCGTTAAGCTTTTCGGTGCCGGGGATCCCGAGCGGGAGCCTGTTCATCATCACCCCGATCCTGGTCCAGGTGGGGTTGCCGGCGGAGGGGGTCGGGGTCCTCATCGCGCTCGATGCGCTTCCGGATGTGCTCAAGACCACCTTGAACGCGACCGCGCAGATGACGGCGATGACCATCGCGACGCGCCCGGAGCGACTCCCGGCGCCGGGGGCTGCGGCCGGCTGA
- a CDS encoding CehA/McbA family metallohydrolase has product MVAPRIARRLLPVLFVVTGTLGLVRIDSTRPQPQGARWYKGNTHTHTLNSDGDSHPDDVVKWYRAHGYHFVALTDHNVLTTVDGLNAVHGLDNQFLVVRGEEVTDRFGDRPLHINALDVSRLVRPQGGASAVEAVQRDVDAIRAANGVPSINHPNFGWALSADELAQVRNNRLFEIYNGHPMVNNVGGGGKPSLEEMWDAILSRGVLLYGMAVDDAHHFKRHDDRTASRPGKGWIHVRADTLTPRALLGAIERGDFYASTGVELAELSATPTAVTVAVKPTTYSKYRIQFIGRGGRVLQETAEPQATYRVRGDEGYVRARVIESNGDMAWTQPLMLK; this is encoded by the coding sequence GTGGTCGCCCCGCGGATCGCCCGCCGGCTGCTCCCGGTGCTGTTCGTGGTGACGGGCACCCTGGGCCTCGTCCGGATCGACAGCACCCGACCGCAACCGCAGGGCGCGCGCTGGTACAAGGGGAATACGCATACCCACACGCTGAACAGCGATGGGGATTCGCACCCGGATGATGTGGTGAAGTGGTATCGGGCGCACGGATATCATTTTGTCGCGCTGACGGACCACAACGTCCTGACCACCGTGGACGGGTTGAATGCCGTCCATGGCCTGGACAACCAGTTCCTCGTCGTGCGCGGCGAAGAGGTGACGGATCGGTTTGGGGACCGGCCACTGCACATCAATGCGCTTGACGTGTCCCGATTGGTCCGGCCGCAGGGCGGGGCGAGTGCCGTCGAAGCGGTCCAGCGCGATGTGGACGCTATCCGTGCGGCGAACGGCGTCCCCAGCATCAACCATCCCAACTTTGGCTGGGCCCTCTCGGCGGATGAGCTGGCCCAGGTGCGCAACAACCGCTTGTTCGAGATCTACAACGGCCATCCGATGGTGAACAATGTCGGCGGCGGCGGCAAGCCATCGTTGGAAGAAATGTGGGACGCTATTCTGTCACGAGGCGTGCTACTGTACGGCATGGCCGTCGACGACGCCCACCACTTCAAGCGCCACGACGACCGCACCGCCTCCCGCCCGGGCAAGGGATGGATCCACGTGCGCGCGGACACCCTCACCCCGCGTGCGCTCCTCGGTGCCATCGAACGCGGCGACTTCTATGCGTCCACCGGCGTGGAGTTGGCCGAGCTCAGCGCGACGCCGACGGCGGTGACGGTGGCCGTCAAGCCAACGACGTACAGCAAGTACCGGATCCAGTTCATCGGGCGCGGCGGCCGCGTGTTGCAGGAGACGGCGGAGCCGCAGGCGACGTACCGCGTGCGGGGCGACGAGGGGTATGTGCGGGCCCGGGTCATCGAGTCCAATGGGGACATGGCCTGGACCCAACCCCTGATGCTCAAGTAG
- the arfB gene encoding aminoacyl-tRNA hydrolase, producing MRRQPRGRSPRTHRRDRRRPTESPGGGPRTQRSCLTRDGRPGEPGSREPGLAHCHAPGIGRSRKVPDSGRANVAKGKATGTRTSRERAHLSRRPGLRASPRPVLPYSGTPAPPISSRPVSLSIPDDELVFKATRSGGAGGQHVNTSSTRIEVSWCPGQSRVLSEAQRLRVATALATRLDSEGWLRIVSSETRSQVQNRERAVARLHELVRRALVVPKARRATKPTRASKQARLDDKKASAKRKAERRRRDWD from the coding sequence ATGCGTAGACAGCCGCGAGGTAGATCGCCGCGCACACACCGACGCGACCGACGTAGACCCACCGAATCGCCTGGCGGGGGTCCACGAACGCAAAGGTCCTGCCTGACACGGGATGGGAGGCCGGGGGAGCCTGGGTCACGTGAGCCTGGTCTCGCACATTGCCACGCCCCGGGAATCGGGAGGTCTCGCAAAGTGCCAGACTCAGGACGAGCGAATGTGGCAAAGGGTAAGGCGACAGGGACGCGGACGAGCCGCGAGCGGGCGCACCTCTCGCGGCGCCCAGGATTGCGTGCGTCGCCGCGTCCGGTGTTACCGTATTCCGGCACTCCCGCCCCACCCATTTCCTCTCGCCCCGTGAGCCTCTCCATTCCCGACGACGAGTTGGTCTTCAAGGCGACGCGGTCCGGAGGCGCGGGCGGACAGCACGTGAACACCTCGTCCACCCGCATCGAGGTGTCGTGGTGCCCCGGGCAGAGTCGCGTGCTGAGCGAAGCCCAGCGGCTACGAGTGGCGACCGCGTTGGCGACGCGGCTGGACAGCGAGGGGTGGTTGCGGATCGTCTCGAGCGAGACGCGCAGCCAGGTCCAGAACCGAGAGCGAGCGGTCGCGCGCTTGCACGAACTGGTGCGGCGCGCGCTGGTGGTCCCCAAGGCGCGCCGCGCGACCAAGCCGACTCGAGCGTCCAAGCAGGCGCGCCTGGACGACAAGAAGGCGTCGGCGAAGCGCAAGGCGGAGCGTCGGCGTCGCGACTGGGACTGA
- a CDS encoding glycoside hydrolase, whose protein sequence is MRLRSLLLGLLAASPVCDVAAQRSTLFRELQWRHIGPFRGGRTKAAVGVPQQPNTFYIGVVNGGVFKTTDFGRTWNPIFDRESSGSIGAIAVAPSDPNILYVGSGEGLQRPDLSTGNGIYKSADGGKSWQHLGLRDGQQIPQIVVDPRNPDRLFVAVLGHPYGPNAERGLYRSVDGGRSFRKVLGPDENTGAIDVVMAPDDPNTLYAALWESRQGPWENGVWQGPGTGLFKSTDGGDTWQRIMNGLPTFEEGLGRIGIAIAPSRPSRLFVTIDAGDKSGIYRTDDAGGSWVKTSTDERVHNRGSDFAEVKVDPWNPNVVYSGSIVTWKSQDAGATWTMIRGAPGGDDYHRIWINPNDPKIILIAADQGAIITVNGGESWSSWYNQPTAQLYHVTTDHSWPYRVCGGQQESGSACVQSRGNDGQITFREWRPVGVEEYGYVAPDPLDPNIMYGGKVTRFDYRTGQTQNVAPKPFRDPNYRMLRTAPILFSPVNPRKLYFGANTIWETIDGGNNWREISPDLTRKDSIVPASVGKYARERSATARHAGVVYTIAPSYRKESIIWAGSDDGLIHVTFNGGRSWTNVTPPALVPWAKVSLMDASHFDTLTAYAAVNTLRLDDLRPHIYRTRDGGKSWTRIVTGIDSGATINVVREDPKRRGLLFAGSETQVWVSFNDGDSWESLRVNMPATSIRDLVIKDDDLVVGTHGRGFWILDDITPLREMASNPTGKPAHLFAPQLATRVRYSMYTDTPLPPDEPRALNPPDGAVLHYHLASPASSLALEILDATGKVVRSYSKGVNPDPDPRAEGHWPDWWVRPSPVLNPEAGLHRFVWDLRYPRPRALSFSFPISAIPGQTVPEPLGPFVAPGRYTVRLTVDGQVMTQPLGVRLDPRVKSSPIDVRSQSNLAWRLWDGVNRASDGLSAARTRGQPTQPWSQLTQRLTQMMQTVDDVDRLPTTAVREASLKLLADLERMLAAR, encoded by the coding sequence ATGCGCCTCCGATCTCTGCTCCTGGGCCTCCTTGCGGCCTCGCCCGTGTGCGACGTGGCTGCCCAGCGTTCCACGCTCTTCCGCGAACTCCAGTGGCGTCATATCGGCCCGTTCCGTGGCGGGCGCACCAAGGCGGCGGTGGGGGTGCCGCAGCAACCCAACACCTTCTACATCGGGGTGGTGAACGGCGGCGTCTTCAAGACGACCGACTTCGGCCGCACCTGGAACCCGATCTTCGACCGCGAGTCGTCCGGGAGCATTGGCGCGATTGCCGTGGCTCCGTCGGACCCGAACATCCTCTACGTGGGGTCGGGCGAGGGACTCCAGCGCCCTGACCTCTCCACGGGGAACGGGATCTACAAGTCTGCCGACGGCGGCAAGAGCTGGCAGCACCTCGGGCTGCGCGACGGGCAACAGATCCCGCAAATTGTCGTGGATCCGCGCAACCCCGATCGTCTGTTCGTGGCCGTGTTGGGGCACCCCTACGGGCCAAATGCCGAGCGTGGGTTGTATCGATCGGTCGACGGGGGCCGCTCCTTCCGCAAGGTGCTCGGTCCCGACGAGAACACCGGCGCCATTGACGTGGTGATGGCCCCGGACGATCCCAACACGCTGTATGCCGCCCTGTGGGAGAGCCGCCAGGGGCCCTGGGAGAATGGGGTCTGGCAGGGGCCGGGTACCGGGCTCTTCAAGTCCACGGACGGCGGCGACACGTGGCAACGCATCATGAACGGCCTCCCGACGTTCGAAGAAGGGCTTGGCCGCATCGGGATCGCGATCGCACCGTCTCGTCCGTCGCGCCTCTTTGTCACGATTGATGCGGGCGACAAGAGCGGGATCTACCGGACCGACGACGCGGGCGGCTCGTGGGTGAAGACGTCCACCGACGAGCGGGTGCACAACCGCGGCTCGGATTTCGCCGAGGTGAAGGTGGACCCCTGGAATCCGAATGTGGTGTACAGCGGGAGCATCGTGACCTGGAAGTCGCAGGACGCCGGGGCGACCTGGACGATGATCCGGGGGGCGCCCGGGGGCGACGACTACCACCGCATCTGGATCAACCCCAACGATCCGAAGATCATCCTGATTGCCGCGGACCAGGGGGCGATCATCACGGTGAACGGTGGCGAAAGCTGGAGTTCCTGGTACAACCAGCCGACCGCCCAGCTCTACCACGTCACGACCGACCATTCGTGGCCCTACCGCGTCTGCGGCGGGCAGCAAGAGTCGGGGTCGGCCTGCGTGCAGAGCCGCGGGAACGATGGGCAGATCACGTTCCGTGAGTGGCGACCGGTGGGCGTCGAGGAGTACGGGTATGTCGCCCCGGACCCGCTGGACCCGAACATCATGTACGGCGGCAAGGTTACCCGCTTCGACTACCGCACGGGGCAGACGCAGAACGTGGCGCCGAAGCCCTTCCGTGACCCCAACTATCGCATGCTGCGCACCGCGCCGATCCTGTTCTCCCCGGTGAATCCCCGCAAGCTCTACTTCGGGGCCAACACGATCTGGGAGACGATCGACGGCGGCAACAACTGGCGGGAGATCTCGCCGGACCTCACACGCAAGGACTCGATCGTTCCGGCGAGCGTGGGCAAGTACGCCCGCGAGCGCAGCGCGACGGCGCGACACGCGGGGGTGGTGTACACCATCGCGCCGTCCTACCGGAAGGAGAGCATCATCTGGGCCGGGAGTGACGACGGACTGATTCATGTGACGTTCAACGGTGGGCGGAGCTGGACCAACGTGACGCCGCCGGCGTTGGTCCCGTGGGCCAAGGTCTCGCTGATGGACGCGAGCCACTTTGATACCCTTACCGCGTACGCGGCCGTTAACACGCTCCGCCTCGATGACCTGCGGCCCCACATCTATCGCACTCGCGACGGAGGGAAGTCGTGGACGCGCATCGTGACCGGAATCGACAGCGGGGCGACGATCAACGTGGTCCGCGAGGACCCCAAGCGACGCGGCCTGCTCTTCGCCGGATCGGAAACGCAGGTCTGGGTCTCGTTCAACGACGGGGACTCGTGGGAGTCGCTGCGGGTGAACATGCCTGCGACGTCGATCCGCGACCTCGTCATCAAGGACGATGACCTGGTGGTGGGGACGCATGGGCGTGGCTTCTGGATCCTCGACGACATCACGCCACTCCGCGAAATGGCGTCCAATCCCACGGGGAAACCGGCGCATTTGTTTGCCCCGCAGTTGGCCACGCGCGTGCGGTATTCGATGTACACGGACACGCCGCTTCCGCCAGACGAACCGCGTGCACTCAACCCACCCGATGGCGCCGTCCTCCACTATCACCTGGCCTCGCCAGCTTCATCACTCGCGCTGGAGATCCTCGATGCGACCGGGAAGGTCGTCCGCAGTTACTCGAAGGGGGTGAACCCGGACCCCGATCCGCGCGCCGAGGGCCACTGGCCGGATTGGTGGGTGCGACCGTCGCCGGTGCTGAACCCCGAGGCCGGTTTGCATCGCTTCGTTTGGGACTTGAGGTATCCACGTCCCCGGGCGCTGTCCTTCTCCTTCCCGATCAGCGCCATCCCCGGGCAGACGGTCCCCGAACCGCTGGGGCCGTTCGTTGCCCCCGGGCGCTACACGGTGCGCCTCACGGTGGACGGGCAGGTCATGACGCAGCCCCTCGGCGTTCGCCTGGACCCTCGCGTCAAGAGCTCGCCGATCGACGTGCGGTCGCAAAGCAACCTCGCCTGGCGACTGTGGGACGGCGTCAACCGCGCCAGCGATGGCCTGTCCGCCGCACGGACCCGCGGACAGCCAACGCAGCCGTGGTCCCAACTGACGCAGCGACTCACCCAGATGATGCAGACGGTCGATGACGTCGACCGCCTCCCGACGACGGCTGTGCGGGAGGCGTCCCTGAAGCTGCTGGCGGACCTGGAACGCATGCTGGCAGCCCGATAG
- a CDS encoding PAS domain-containing protein: MCAAIYLAAVYAWTDADRKDTLVASLLITAALAFTAVSATWSEIWKRSLSTRFLAGQSVFDLLVVTAVVHVTADGASQFAALYILVIAMASLLLPPALSLGIASLGCALYFWETLFVGPFANTGALWLQLAIFAAVALTSAYIGSRLRNEQKRAAALVQQLNKARLQASDILTNIRSGIVTVDRSGTLLFANPAASALLGIELEALMGTSVLDALDVTAPALAQALRRATFDRARTTRAEGTITTASRSFPIGLNTTVTVAGEPGEGTATAIFQDITDQKKLDTLHLRAERLEGVAELSASLAHEIKNPLAAVRSAVEQLARSPRTTPDEQVLTGLIVRESDRLSRLLTEFLDFARVRVTRLEPVDLATVAREAAGLAAAHPDRAPDVRVEANVPAAPVIVEGDEDLLYRAVFNLTLNAVQASPATGQVKVDVAPLTSSDAPAGLSFDRGGVALRVTDEGAGIPDDLRDRLFDPFFTTKPGGSGLGLSVVHRAIEAHKGFVFIDSDPRGTRVTVLLPNYQAEPGDAL, from the coding sequence GTGTGCGCGGCGATCTACCTCGCGGCTGTCTACGCATGGACGGACGCGGACCGGAAGGACACCCTCGTCGCCTCCCTGCTGATCACGGCTGCCCTCGCGTTCACGGCCGTCTCGGCGACGTGGTCGGAAATCTGGAAACGCTCGCTCTCCACCCGCTTCCTCGCGGGGCAAAGTGTCTTTGACCTGCTGGTCGTCACGGCGGTGGTCCATGTCACCGCGGATGGGGCCTCGCAGTTCGCGGCCTTGTACATCCTGGTCATCGCGATGGCGTCGCTGTTGCTCCCGCCCGCCCTGTCGCTTGGCATCGCCTCGTTGGGGTGCGCGCTCTACTTCTGGGAGACGTTGTTCGTTGGGCCGTTTGCCAACACCGGCGCCCTGTGGTTGCAGTTGGCGATTTTCGCGGCCGTCGCGCTCACCTCGGCTTATATCGGGTCGCGCCTCCGGAACGAGCAAAAGCGGGCGGCCGCGCTGGTCCAGCAGCTCAACAAGGCCCGACTCCAGGCCAGCGACATCCTCACGAATATCCGATCCGGCATCGTGACGGTGGACCGATCGGGCACGCTCCTGTTCGCCAATCCCGCCGCCAGTGCGCTGCTCGGCATTGAGCTGGAAGCGCTCATGGGCACCTCCGTGCTGGACGCGTTGGATGTCACCGCGCCGGCCCTGGCGCAGGCGCTGCGTCGCGCCACGTTCGACCGTGCACGCACCACGCGCGCCGAAGGGACCATCACGACGGCGTCGCGCTCGTTCCCCATCGGTCTCAACACCACCGTGACCGTCGCCGGAGAACCAGGGGAGGGAACGGCGACCGCCATCTTCCAGGACATCACCGACCAGAAGAAGCTCGATACGTTGCACTTGCGAGCCGAACGCCTGGAAGGGGTGGCGGAGCTGAGTGCCTCGCTGGCGCACGAGATCAAGAACCCACTCGCCGCGGTCCGGTCCGCGGTGGAACAGCTGGCTCGTTCACCACGCACGACGCCCGACGAGCAGGTGCTCACCGGACTCATCGTGCGCGAGTCGGATCGCCTCTCGCGGCTGCTCACCGAGTTTCTCGATTTCGCTCGCGTGCGTGTGACGCGCCTGGAGCCGGTGGACCTGGCCACGGTGGCCCGCGAGGCCGCTGGGCTCGCCGCCGCCCATCCCGATCGCGCCCCTGACGTGCGGGTGGAAGCGAACGTCCCCGCGGCCCCCGTCATCGTGGAAGGGGATGAGGACCTGCTCTATCGCGCGGTGTTCAACCTCACCCTGAATGCCGTCCAGGCGTCCCCGGCGACGGGCCAGGTCAAGGTGGACGTGGCGCCCCTGACCAGCTCGGATGCACCAGCAGGTTTGTCCTTCGACCGGGGCGGCGTGGCGCTGCGCGTGACGGACGAGGGAGCCGGGATTCCCGACGACCTGCGCGATCGGCTCTTCGACCCGTTCTTCACCACCAAACCCGGCGGGAGCGGCCTCGGCCTCTCGGTCGTGCATCGCGCCATCGAGGCCCACAAGGGCTTCGTCTTCATCGATTCCGACCCGCGTGGCACGCGGGTGACCGTACTGCTGCCCAACTACCAGGCCGAACCAGGAGACGCATTGTGA
- a CDS encoding sigma-54-dependent Fis family transcriptional regulator has product MSQPTTGGPNVLVVDDEAGILDSLRILLKNEGFTPHVAHGGRQGLEQIAALAPDVVLSDIRMPSVGGLEILSAVKQKDPDTPVILMTAQATLQSAMQAVNEGAYYYIQKPFRNDELLAILRRATEHRTLRVENKTLKQEIRRQQRSGLLRPVGKSRAWMDVLKLAETVAPTESTVLITGESGTGKEVIARYVHELSLRTEGAFHSINCGALPESLLESELFGHVKGSFTGAHKDKSGLFAAAAKGTFFLDEIGETTAATQVKLLRVLQHREVIPVGATEAQPIDTRLLAATNRDLEDEIRRGAFRRDLYYRLNVIAIHLPALRERAEDIPLLADAFLIKQATTRGEAPKTLAESAIDALVHYPWPGNVRELENALERAVILCPGEEIDASHLPEKLTSRTPDRLVEQRETPNPTLDAIERAYIMWILQSEGGNKTRAAETLGIDPSTLHRKLQRFGGEG; this is encoded by the coding sequence GTGAGCCAGCCCACCACCGGGGGCCCGAACGTCCTCGTCGTTGACGACGAAGCCGGCATCCTCGACTCCCTCCGCATCCTGCTCAAGAACGAGGGCTTCACGCCGCACGTGGCCCACGGGGGCCGACAAGGGCTGGAACAGATCGCCGCCCTGGCGCCGGATGTCGTGCTCAGCGACATCCGCATGCCGTCCGTCGGCGGACTCGAGATCCTCAGCGCTGTCAAGCAGAAGGATCCGGACACCCCGGTCATCCTCATGACCGCCCAGGCTACCCTGCAGTCGGCGATGCAGGCGGTGAACGAGGGGGCGTACTACTACATCCAGAAGCCGTTCCGTAATGACGAGCTGCTGGCGATCCTCCGGCGCGCGACCGAACATCGCACGCTGCGCGTTGAGAACAAGACACTCAAGCAGGAGATCCGTCGCCAGCAACGCAGTGGGCTGCTCCGCCCCGTGGGCAAGTCACGGGCGTGGATGGACGTGCTCAAGCTGGCGGAAACGGTCGCGCCCACCGAATCCACGGTGCTGATCACCGGAGAGTCGGGGACGGGCAAGGAAGTCATCGCGCGCTATGTCCACGAACTCTCGCTGCGCACCGAAGGGGCGTTTCACTCCATCAACTGCGGCGCGTTGCCAGAAAGCCTGCTGGAAAGCGAACTGTTCGGCCATGTGAAGGGGTCGTTCACGGGCGCCCACAAGGACAAGAGTGGTCTCTTCGCCGCAGCGGCCAAGGGAACCTTTTTCCTCGACGAAATCGGCGAGACCACGGCAGCCACGCAGGTGAAGCTGCTGCGGGTGCTTCAGCATCGCGAGGTGATTCCCGTTGGTGCCACTGAGGCGCAGCCGATCGACACGCGCTTGCTGGCGGCCACGAACCGTGACTTGGAGGACGAGATCCGTCGGGGCGCGTTCAGACGCGACCTCTACTATCGCCTCAACGTCATTGCCATCCACCTGCCGGCGCTGCGCGAGCGGGCGGAGGACATCCCGCTGCTGGCGGATGCGTTCCTGATCAAGCAGGCGACGACGCGGGGCGAGGCCCCGAAGACCCTGGCCGAGTCGGCGATCGATGCCCTGGTGCACTACCCATGGCCCGGCAACGTGCGCGAGTTGGAGAATGCGCTGGAGCGCGCGGTGATCCTCTGCCCGGGCGAGGAGATTGATGCCTCACACCTGCCGGAGAAGTTGACGTCCCGCACACCGGACCGGTTGGTCGAGCAGCGGGAGACGCCGAATCCCACCCTCGACGCCATCGAGCGGGCCTACATCATGTGGATCCTGCAGTCGGAGGGCGGGAACAAGACGCGGGCGGCGGAAACGTTAGGCATTGATCCGTCGACGTTGCACCGCAAGCTGCAGCGGTTTGGTGGCGAGGGGTGA
- a CDS encoding cyclic nucleotide-binding domain-containing protein encodes MSRVSIVPPRPSAAMSLKARGADFVATSARQCADLLETTPWAHRLSWKEEEGIGEYLRLYRLREGAPLFHEGDQDAFVAIVVDGSLEIRKTDSNGTLHRMAKLGAGKMVGEMSLIDGTFRSATAVALEPTELLILTREDFERMSEARPDLALKYALMIAEAIAQLLRQTTGALVEHLHD; translated from the coding sequence ATGTCTCGCGTATCCATCGTCCCGCCGCGCCCCAGCGCTGCCATGTCCCTCAAGGCACGGGGGGCGGACTTCGTCGCGACGTCGGCCCGACAGTGCGCCGACCTGCTCGAGACGACCCCCTGGGCGCACCGGCTCAGCTGGAAGGAAGAGGAGGGGATCGGGGAGTACCTGCGCCTCTACCGCCTGCGCGAGGGGGCGCCGCTGTTTCACGAGGGCGACCAGGATGCCTTCGTCGCGATCGTCGTGGACGGCTCGCTGGAGATCCGCAAGACCGACTCCAACGGCACCTTGCACCGAATGGCCAAACTCGGCGCCGGCAAGATGGTTGGCGAGATGTCCCTGATTGACGGGACCTTTCGCTCCGCCACGGCCGTCGCGCTGGAGCCGACGGAGCTGTTGATCCTCACGCGGGAAGACTTCGAGCGGATGAGCGAGGCGCGTCCGGATCTCGCGCTCAAGTATGCGTTGATGATCGCCGAGGCGATCGCCCAGCTGTTGCGCCAGACCACGGGCGCCCTGGTGGAGCACCTGCACGACTAA